ACCACAACCAGTGGTGGTAATATATCCATCAAAGATAATAATGGGGATATATGGGTAACCCCATCTGCAATCGATAAGGGAAACCTGAAAGAAGAAGATGTTATTTGTGTTAAGAAAGATGGAACTATAGTAGGAAAACATAAACCGTCTTCCGAATTTCCATTCCATAAAGCAATTTATGAAGCACGAAAGGATATCAAGTCGATCATACATGCACACCCTCCTGCTTTAGTTTCATTCAGTATTATAAGAGAGATTCCTAATACAAAAGTCACCTCACTCGCGAACAAAATATGTGGAGAGATAGGATATGCTCCTTATGCACTACCAGGGAGTGAAGAACTCGGTCTAATTATAGCAAAACAGTTTGTAAATTGTAATACAAAGGCTATCATAATGGAGAATCATGGTACTGTATTGGGAGGGTCAGATTTGGAGGATGCATATTGTCGTTTTGAGACATTAGAATACACAGCCCGTACAATTATCAATGCCAAAGTAATAGGTACGCCTACATATCTAACAGACAATCAATTAAATCAACTGGGCAGTCAAAGTAATATAGACATTGATCTAAATAATAACATCAGTTACTCTTCAAAAGAGCTATTTCAACGAAAAGAGATTGTAGATATTGTACATAGGTCATGTGAACAAGAATTGATGATTAGTTCTTACGGTACAGTCTCAGTAAGAATGGAGAATAATGATTTTTTAATCACCCCATCTAATATTGCCCGTTGGAATATTGAGACCGAAGACATTGTAAGTGTCAGAAATGGAAAAACGGAGCTCGGAAAACAACCTAGTCACCTTGTATCTTTACATCAAAAGATATATGAATTAAATCCTCATATCAACTCTATAATTATGACTAAGCCACCTCATTTAATGGCTTATAGTATTACCGGAGTTAAATTTGACGTACGGACCATTCCAGAAAGTTGGATATTTCTCCAAGATGTTCCAAATCTAGACTATAACACTCTTCTTGACAATACCATTCCGGAACGATTAGATAAATCAACTCCATCTCTATTAGTTGCAAATGAATCATTTATTGTAACTGGAGATAAACTAATTCAAACATTTGATCGACTAGAAGTTGCTGAATTTAGTGCAAAATCTCTAATAATGGCAGCTCCAATAAGCAAATTAGTACCAATAAATGATCAACAAATTCTTGATTTAAAAGCTAAATTTTTAGATTAAGTCGTTTCATCTAATTTAAAACTTGTCACGACTCAATTATTCTCGTGACGAGTTTTTTAATAATTACCCAACCAAATACAGAAATTTGAAAAGGCTTAAACCAAGGCAACGATACTAAACCCCAATATCAATATCATATGAAAACACTCATCCTTATAATATTATGCTCTTTATCAATTGCTGTTGTAGTCGGACAAGGTAGCCATAAAGCAACAGGACCTATTCACCTGAAGGTAGACTATCTAGAACAGAACATAGCAGTGAATTCAATAGCCCCACAATTTTCATGGGAAATACCTCACGAGATCAAGAATCAAAAAAAATACCAAATTGTTATTCAGAGATTAACAAAAAATGGAATAAAAAAGATTTGGACTTCAAAATGGATTCACTCAAACAATAATACCTTTAGGTACACAGGAAAAAAACTAACCGATCACTCATACTACAAATGGAGAGTTAGAGTAAAAGACTCTTTAGGAATAAAATCAAATTGGAGTAGATATAATTTATTCAGCACTTCTTTTATCGGAAAAGAAACCATTCCTGATGCATTCCTCATTTCCCATCCAAACAAAAAGATGAGAAGCCCTGCTTTCTTGAAGGATATATATATCCACAGAAAGATTAGGTATGCTAAAATATATATGGCATCATTAGGATGGACAAAATTGAGTATTAATGGAGTTGAAATTCCTAATCAACACATGAGTCCAGCAGCTTCAGAATATGAAAAACGAATGCTTTATGATACGAAAGATATCACAGATGAATTAAAGATAGGCAAGAATAATCTACATTTTCAACTCAGTGAAGGATTTGGTGCATATAGTATTCCTGACTCAACTCGATTTTTTAATCTTAGAAGAAAACAGACAGAAAAAAAACCGTCACTACTTGCGAGTATATTTATCAAATATGAAGATGGAAGTGATGAATATCTATATAGTGACAAAACATGGTTTACAAATAGTGGAACATTGAGATATTCAAATCTTTATGGAGGTGAGGATATCGATTTATGTCAAAACACAAATAAAGACTGGATACATGTTGTATGTGACAAACCTACTAGCAAAATTAGTCCAACAAAAATTACAGATATAAAAGTTCAAGAAGAGATTAAACCTATTAAACGTATAAACATTAATAAAAATACAATAATTTACGATCTCGGAACAACAGTTACAGGATGGTGGAAATTAAAGGTACGAGGAGAAAGAACAGATAAAATCACCATTCGTGGCTCAGAAAAATTACAAGGAAAATATTTTAACGGTTTTATCAATAATAAATCTAGACTTAACTTTACAGATAATCATTCAGGCCAATACTACTTTAGAGACAGAAAGACTACATTCTTGCTCAAGAATAAAGATACAATCGATTTAGAACCTAGTTTTTTTATTCATAGTTTCCGATACATACAAATAGATCTAAGTAGCGACAATATTGATATTATTGACTTAAAAGGTATTAGAGCCAATCATGATTACCCTATTACTAGTAGATTTAAAAGCAGTAGTGAGTATCTTAATAAATTGTACAAAAATGCAAGTAATACATTTTTTGGAGGTATAAATCAATTTCCATTAAGCAACCCGAATTCTGAGATTTATCCATGGACAGGAGATGTCTCATGTTATTGGGAGAGCTTAGATGCAATGACTGAAATGACTTCATTTTGGATTAAATGGCTTCAAGATATAAAAGACAGTCAACATACTGACGGGTCAATTCCAGAAACAGCACCAAACTATAGAGATCTAAATCATGCATCAGAACCTGCATGGTCTCAAGATTACATCAACCTAATTTTAGGAGTATATCATAGAACGGGAGACCAATCTATACTAGAAAAGCATATTAATAGTGTAAAGAGATTAATAGACTACTATACAAACAATAAAAACCAAATATTAAAATTAGGCATGTGGGGGGATCATATGCAACCTAGCACTTATGGGATTATGAACAGCCGTGGTCAAACTTCTGAAATAATCCCATTCATTTCTACATCGATCTATCATAGAATGTTATGTCAGTTCATAGAGATGGGAAAAGTTACAGGTAATTTGAAATGGGTAAAGGAATATTCAATAATAGCAAAAGAGACGAAGAGACAGTTCACTGAATACTTTTGGAATGATAGTTTAAAGATATACAATCCAAATAACCAAAACAAAAAGTATGATAACACTCAAACGATAAATGCGATTGCTCTTCAATGTAAGATTGTTCCGGATTCAATAATACTCAATGTGCACAACACCTTAATGAAAAATATCACCGTCACCCACAATTACAAATTAACTACGGGTATACATGGGACGAAAGCTCTTTTCGATGTATTGGAAAGAAATGGAGACTCGAGAATACTATATAAAATTTTAATGGACGAACATTATCCAGGGTGGAGATACCAAATTGATAAAGGAGCAACGTCATTGTGGCAAAGCTTTTCTGGAAATGGAGATCTTAGTCATGCTATGTTTGGAGGTCCTCCAATTCGATTTATCTTTAGAAATATTCTAGGAGTACACGCAGACTATATCGGGATCAATAAGACCATTGATATTAAGCCGTTTATTCCGAACAACTTAGAATCTGCAGAAGGTGTGGTAAATACTTTTGCCGGAAATATCGATGTATCATGGAAAAAAGTTGACCATAAAATCTTATTTAAAATAATAATCCCAGGAAATATAAATGCAAAATTCAAATATAAAGAGGTGATTAAATATTTAAAACCTGGTGTTCACAATATCATTATTTAGTAGTTGAAACTTATGTAATAAGCAATCAAATAGAAAGCATAAAGTAAGAAGTGTTTGAAATATAATTTAAATAATACTTCAAACACTTCTTGCGATAAAATCAAAATAAACAAACTTAGTTTTTTCTAAAATGTAGAAAGAGGAAGAGACTACCTACCTCGTCCACACTGTTTTTGACCTCTTTTATGTTTGAAACGCATAATCTTTTGGTCAAACTGTATTCTTTGTTCGTCTGAAAGTAGTGCCCTAATTTCTTGGGTAGAATGTGATTTCTCTTTAGCCAATTCAGTCATCATATCCCCTATTTTCTCTAAATTCTTATCAATCTCTTTTTGATTTGGTTTTTCTGCTGTCATCAAAGTTTTCTGATGAGCCGTTAATTCTCTCAATTGATCCATAAAAGGCTTCATTGTTTTTTGAGAGGCCAATCGGATCTCTTTGATTTCACTTTTTTGATCTTCAGTAAGATTCAAACCTTTAGTTCTTGGACACTCTTTTGTACAGTTATTCTTACACTTTCCTTTATTTGGTTGTCCAAAAGCAGGTGTTAAGAAAGATATCGATGAAATAACAGTAACAATTAAGAAAGCAATAGTTTTTCTTCTCATGATTGATAATTTAATACAAGTTAATACAAAAGTTCTTATCTTTAGTATATTGGAGTAGTTTCGAAACAAAAGGTTTAAAAGGAATATTATTTTTTTGATATTTTTGATTAACGATAGTATAGGCATCTGAAGTATTATGCATTAAGGGACGATGAGAAGAGAGATAATATTTGATATAAAGGAAGAGAATCATTCAAATTTTGCGAAAAGCTTAATTGATAATTACAATGGAGAATTTGACGGAACGAAAGGCTCATTTAATAATGAGAAGGGGCATGGTAATGTTTGGGTTCATAAATGGAATGATGATCTTGAAACAGGACTCTTTGAAATAAATTTAAATGACGATAGTGATTTAATTAGAAAAGCAACCCATGATAAAAAATGGTTGCTATTGGTATTTAACTTGTCTCAATCAATTAACCAAGAAATTTTAACAGACAAATCTATCATTGGAAACATTCAGGATGGAATCTTTGTTCACTGCCTTTGCTATGACGCAGTGTATCGATTCAAGAAGAACATGGCCAATCGGATTATTATCATTCGAATAAACAAAGATTCTCTTTCCAAGTTTACGACAAACAATAAGATCCTCTCTTTCTTTAAGAACAACAACACCTTTGCATTTTATGAACGAATAGATGCTACAATGTTTCAAAAGGTATCAAAGATGTTCGCAGCACAAAAAGACAAAGACTTCGCCATAGGTCAAACAACTCTTATTGCCATTGATCTAACCTTATCTTTTCTCAGAAGAATTAATCAACGACATCTAAAATCATTCATAGGTAGAGGACTTCATCCCAAAGACATCCAATTAATGCAAGAGGCTAGATCCATCTTAATATCCTCCTTTAAGAATAAAATAACTCTTCCTGAACTAGCACAAGAATTAAATATCAGTGTAAGTAAGCTCAAACGGGATTTTAAAAAATACTATAATACGAATGTAACGCAGTTTTATACTGATCTTCGAATGAATAAGGCATACGAATATCTTGAAACAGGTTCATTTCAAGTGAGCGATGTTGCTGAAATTGTAGGATATGAAAGTTTACCCCAGTTTACACAAACATTTAAAAAATATCATGGTGTTCTTCCAAATCAAGTTATCCTAAAGAAATCAGAAAATGAAATATTGAGCTAAAAGAAACAATAGGTAGAGCTTTAAACACAAACATCGCGAATCATATTGATCTATATTTGCAATACAAACAAAATAAAAACACTAATAATCAATTTAGTGACAGACATATAAATTATACACATAATAGATCATGAGAAAAAGTTTAATGTTTATAGCTCTACTTATATTAGGAGTAAGTTCTAATATATATGCAGCTAAAAAAAATGAAAAACCCAATATTGTTGTAATCTTTGGTGATGATATAGGTTGGTTCAACATTAGTGCATACAACATGGGTATGATGGGGTATAGAACTCCGAATATCGACAGAATTGCACATGACGGAATGATGTTCACTGACTATTATGGAGAGCAATCATGTACAGCAGGTCGAGCAGCATTCATGACAGGACAGATACCAGTAAGAACAGGATTGACAAAAGTAGGTATTCCTGGAGCAAGAGTAGGTCTACAAGCAGAAGATCCAACTATTGCAGAACTTCTTAAGCCACATGGATATGTATGTGGACAATTTGGTAAAAACCACTTTGGAGATAGAGATGAGTTTCTTCCAACAAATCATGGTTTTGATGAGTTTTATGGAAACCTATACCACCTAAACGCAGAAGAAGAGCCAGAGCATGCAATGTATCCAAAAGACCCTGCATTCCGTAAGAAATTTGGACCTAGAGGGGTTATCCACTCATTTGCAGATGGTCGTATCGAAGATACAGGTTCTCTTACAATCAAGAGGATGGAAACTTGTGATGAAGAGTTTAAAGAAGCAGGATTTGACTTTATGGAGCGTGCTGTTAAATCAAAGAAGCCATTCTTTGTTTGGATGAATGCAACAAGAATGCACGTCAACACACACCTAAAAGATGCATCGAAAAATAAAACAGATTATGGTATCTATGCGGATGGAATGGTAGAACATGACCAATGGGTTGGAGAGATTCTAGATAAGCTAAAAGAGCTAAAAGTAGATGAGAACACCATTGTAATCTATACAACAGACAACGGTGCTGAAGTATTTTCATGGCCTGATGGTGGAACTACACCATTTAACGGAGAGAAAAACACATCATGGGAAGGTGGATTTAGAGTACCCTGTATGATCAAATGGCCAGGACATATTAAACCTTACCAAGTTTCTAATGAAATTGTTTCAGCACAAGATTGGTTACCTACTATTTTGGCTGCTACAGGAGATGATCATGTAAAACAAGATTTATTAAAAGGGAAGAAAGTTGGAGACAAAACATTCAACGTTCATATTGATGGATTCAACATGCTACCTTACCTAACAGGAAAAGAGAAAAAAGGACCAAGAGATTATTTCTTCTACTTTACCGATGATGGAAAACTAGCAGCATTACGTATGGGAGACTGGAAGTTGATGTTCTTAGTTCAAGAAGCAACTGGCTTTGATGTTTGGGGTAACCCATTTACTCCATTAAGACTTCCTAAAATCTATAACTTAAGAATGGATCCATTCGAAAGAGCTGATGAAGAGTCTGTAAACTATGACAAGTGGATGTTCGATAACATTTTCTACCTATATATGGCACAAGATAAGACTGCTGAATTCTTAAAAACATTCTTAACTTACCCTCCTAGACAAAGACCAGGAAGTTTCAACGTGGATGAGATTACACAAAGATTTCTTTCACCTAAGAACTAATATATAGTAAAATAGAATTTAAGATAAAGTTTTAAAAGAGAGGTTCTTTACAGAGACCTCTCTTTTTGTAAATAGCAAGAAGATGATTAGAGAGAGTATATTATCGTTAAAGGATCGTATGAGAACGTCGATTGTAGGCCAAGACAAGCTAATCGACAGGCTTATTATTGCATTACTGTGTGATGGTAATCTTCTTTTAGAAGGTCTTCCAGGGTTGGCAAAAACTAGAGCAATAAAGAGTTTATCGAAACATATCGAATCGGATCTAAATAGAATACAGTTTACCCCAGATCTTCTTCCATCTGATATCACAGGTACAGAGATTCTCAATAAGACTGACAACGAAATATCTTTCGTATTCGAAAGAGGACCTATCTTCAGTAATCTAGTTCTCGCGGATGAAATAAACAGAGCTCCTGCAAAAGTACAATCAGCACTTTTAGAAGCAATGCAAGAGAAACAGATATCTGTGGGAAGTAAAACTCATCCACTTCCTAAGTTATTTATGGTTCTCGCAACGCAAAACCCAATTGAGCAAGAAGGGACATACCCCCTACCAGAAGCACAAATGGATAGATTTCTTATGCATGTGACAGTTAGTTACACAAACAAAGAGATGGAGAAACAAATCCTTCGAATGGTTCGAGAGGAAGAGCTTGGTAAAGAAAAAAGTAAGTCCAAAGAGTTAGAAAAGATCCCACAAAAAGTAATCTTCGCCGCAAGGGAAGAAATCAGCAAAGTACATTTAGGCGAATCAACAGAACAATTCATCGTGGATTTAATTGATGCTACTAGATATCCTGAGAAATACGATAGCGCATTCGATGGATTGATTGAAGCAGGTGCATCTCCACGTGGAACAATATCATTAGATAGAGCTTCTAGAGCCGTAGCATGGATTTCAGGACGAGACTATGTCACGCCAGACGATGTAAAAGAGGTTGCTCATGATATTTTAAGGCATCGAATTATAATGAGTTATGAGGCAACAGTACAAAACCTGGATACTGACAAAATGATTGATGAGCTATTAAAGAAAGTTGCTGTAGTTTAAAATCAATTTCTGATGAAAGAGAACAAGAAAAATGCCACTGAAGACTATCGAATTGTAACAAACATACAACGGCTAAAGAAACTACAGCATGATGTAGCACAGGTGGGATATTCTCCAGACAAGGTTGTTCAAACAATTCTCACTGGAGGATATCGATCGAAGTTACGAGGAAGAGGAATGGAATTTGAAGAAGTTCGAAACTATGTAAGAGGTGATGATATTCGAAATATTGATTGGAAAGTAACCGGAAGAACAGATGCTCTACATTCAAAAGTTTTCACAGAAGAGAGAGAGAGACCAGTATTTATTATCACAGATCAAAGTAGATCTATGGATTTTGGAACAGATGAATTTCTAAAATCAGTCATTGCCTCAGAAGCATCGGCAATTATTACATGGAAGATTCTAGCAGTGGGTGACCGAGTTGGGGGAATCATATATAATGATACTGAACACAATTATTTTACTCCTCGAAAAAGTAAATCGCATGCCCTTTCAATGGTCTCAGAACTTGCAAAGTATAATAAGATGCTTCGATGTAAAGAGCCGACAAAGAAAAGACAATCTCATTTTGATCAAATACTTTTCGAAGTAAAAAAGAGAGTCACACATGATTATCTGATCATATGGATTAGTGATTTTAATGAATTAAAAGAGACAGACCATAAAGGTATTGTTGAGTTAAATGAACACAATGATGTAATTCTAATAAGGGTTAAAGATAAGATGGAAGAACATCTAGATCTTTCTAATATAACCTATACAGACGGAGAAAGACAATTACGGTTCACAGACGTCATGGAAAAACAGAAAGAGAAAGCATATAATTACTTTAAAGAAAAAAGACAAAACTTTAAGAGGCTCTCAC
The Prolixibacteraceae bacterium DNA segment above includes these coding regions:
- a CDS encoding class II aldolase/adducin family protein, with the translated sequence MRQLDVKMMHPRVQIIKVIHKIYRRGMTTTSGGNISIKDNNGDIWVTPSAIDKGNLKEEDVICVKKDGTIVGKHKPSSEFPFHKAIYEARKDIKSIIHAHPPALVSFSIIREIPNTKVTSLANKICGEIGYAPYALPGSEELGLIIAKQFVNCNTKAIIMENHGTVLGGSDLEDAYCRFETLEYTARTIINAKVIGTPTYLTDNQLNQLGSQSNIDIDLNNNISYSSKELFQRKEIVDIVHRSCEQELMISSYGTVSVRMENNDFLITPSNIARWNIETEDIVSVRNGKTELGKQPSHLVSLHQKIYELNPHINSIIMTKPPHLMAYSITGVKFDVRTIPESWIFLQDVPNLDYNTLLDNTIPERLDKSTPSLLVANESFIVTGDKLIQTFDRLEVAEFSAKSLIMAAPISKLVPINDQQILDLKAKFLD
- a CDS encoding glycoside hydrolase family 78 protein — encoded protein: MKTLILIILCSLSIAVVVGQGSHKATGPIHLKVDYLEQNIAVNSIAPQFSWEIPHEIKNQKKYQIVIQRLTKNGIKKIWTSKWIHSNNNTFRYTGKKLTDHSYYKWRVRVKDSLGIKSNWSRYNLFSTSFIGKETIPDAFLISHPNKKMRSPAFLKDIYIHRKIRYAKIYMASLGWTKLSINGVEIPNQHMSPAASEYEKRMLYDTKDITDELKIGKNNLHFQLSEGFGAYSIPDSTRFFNLRRKQTEKKPSLLASIFIKYEDGSDEYLYSDKTWFTNSGTLRYSNLYGGEDIDLCQNTNKDWIHVVCDKPTSKISPTKITDIKVQEEIKPIKRININKNTIIYDLGTTVTGWWKLKVRGERTDKITIRGSEKLQGKYFNGFINNKSRLNFTDNHSGQYYFRDRKTTFLLKNKDTIDLEPSFFIHSFRYIQIDLSSDNIDIIDLKGIRANHDYPITSRFKSSSEYLNKLYKNASNTFFGGINQFPLSNPNSEIYPWTGDVSCYWESLDAMTEMTSFWIKWLQDIKDSQHTDGSIPETAPNYRDLNHASEPAWSQDYINLILGVYHRTGDQSILEKHINSVKRLIDYYTNNKNQILKLGMWGDHMQPSTYGIMNSRGQTSEIIPFISTSIYHRMLCQFIEMGKVTGNLKWVKEYSIIAKETKRQFTEYFWNDSLKIYNPNNQNKKYDNTQTINAIALQCKIVPDSIILNVHNTLMKNITVTHNYKLTTGIHGTKALFDVLERNGDSRILYKILMDEHYPGWRYQIDKGATSLWQSFSGNGDLSHAMFGGPPIRFIFRNILGVHADYIGINKTIDIKPFIPNNLESAEGVVNTFAGNIDVSWKKVDHKILFKIIIPGNINAKFKYKEVIKYLKPGVHNIII
- a CDS encoding Spy/CpxP family protein refolding chaperone produces the protein MRRKTIAFLIVTVISSISFLTPAFGQPNKGKCKNNCTKECPRTKGLNLTEDQKSEIKEIRLASQKTMKPFMDQLRELTAHQKTLMTAEKPNQKEIDKNLEKIGDMMTELAKEKSHSTQEIRALLSDEQRIQFDQKIMRFKHKRGQKQCGRGR
- a CDS encoding AraC family transcriptional regulator, whose product is MRREIIFDIKEENHSNFAKSLIDNYNGEFDGTKGSFNNEKGHGNVWVHKWNDDLETGLFEINLNDDSDLIRKATHDKKWLLLVFNLSQSINQEILTDKSIIGNIQDGIFVHCLCYDAVYRFKKNMANRIIIIRINKDSLSKFTTNNKILSFFKNNNTFAFYERIDATMFQKVSKMFAAQKDKDFAIGQTTLIAIDLTLSFLRRINQRHLKSFIGRGLHPKDIQLMQEARSILISSFKNKITLPELAQELNISVSKLKRDFKKYYNTNVTQFYTDLRMNKAYEYLETGSFQVSDVAEIVGYESLPQFTQTFKKYHGVLPNQVILKKSENEILS
- a CDS encoding arylsulfatase → MRKSLMFIALLILGVSSNIYAAKKNEKPNIVVIFGDDIGWFNISAYNMGMMGYRTPNIDRIAHDGMMFTDYYGEQSCTAGRAAFMTGQIPVRTGLTKVGIPGARVGLQAEDPTIAELLKPHGYVCGQFGKNHFGDRDEFLPTNHGFDEFYGNLYHLNAEEEPEHAMYPKDPAFRKKFGPRGVIHSFADGRIEDTGSLTIKRMETCDEEFKEAGFDFMERAVKSKKPFFVWMNATRMHVNTHLKDASKNKTDYGIYADGMVEHDQWVGEILDKLKELKVDENTIVIYTTDNGAEVFSWPDGGTTPFNGEKNTSWEGGFRVPCMIKWPGHIKPYQVSNEIVSAQDWLPTILAATGDDHVKQDLLKGKKVGDKTFNVHIDGFNMLPYLTGKEKKGPRDYFFYFTDDGKLAALRMGDWKLMFLVQEATGFDVWGNPFTPLRLPKIYNLRMDPFERADEESVNYDKWMFDNIFYLYMAQDKTAEFLKTFLTYPPRQRPGSFNVDEITQRFLSPKN
- a CDS encoding AAA family ATPase, whose amino-acid sequence is MIRESILSLKDRMRTSIVGQDKLIDRLIIALLCDGNLLLEGLPGLAKTRAIKSLSKHIESDLNRIQFTPDLLPSDITGTEILNKTDNEISFVFERGPIFSNLVLADEINRAPAKVQSALLEAMQEKQISVGSKTHPLPKLFMVLATQNPIEQEGTYPLPEAQMDRFLMHVTVSYTNKEMEKQILRMVREEELGKEKSKSKELEKIPQKVIFAAREEISKVHLGESTEQFIVDLIDATRYPEKYDSAFDGLIEAGASPRGTISLDRASRAVAWISGRDYVTPDDVKEVAHDILRHRIIMSYEATVQNLDTDKMIDELLKKVAVV
- a CDS encoding DUF58 domain-containing protein, with protein sequence MKENKKNATEDYRIVTNIQRLKKLQHDVAQVGYSPDKVVQTILTGGYRSKLRGRGMEFEEVRNYVRGDDIRNIDWKVTGRTDALHSKVFTEERERPVFIITDQSRSMDFGTDEFLKSVIASEASAIITWKILAVGDRVGGIIYNDTEHNYFTPRKSKSHALSMVSELAKYNKMLRCKEPTKKRQSHFDQILFEVKKRVTHDYLIIWISDFNELKETDHKGIVELNEHNDVILIRVKDKMEEHLDLSNITYTDGERQLRFTDVMEKQKEKAYNYFKEKRQNFKRLSQHYPITTLELNTSIDTTHQFKEILRKSR